The Pelotomaculum isophthalicicum JI genome has a segment encoding these proteins:
- a CDS encoding TnsD family transposase yields MLPFFPTPYPDEILYSVFARYHMWSRNMSLKDTMMDLFGCKTACAVMDLPNRLEALYKRLPHGSLITPELVINRHSLFPLFRPFLPKERANKIIQAMKGSNGGQIHTMIGIMASSITSPRFLRYCHECMQADEEQYGEPYWHRIHQVFGVQICPDHKIWLTESDVAVSAQQNKHVFQPLIKNYKQEQLKSFNPENDFSHYLAVAEAVHWLLNNEAPILGLAELRNRYINHLQKIDLATYTGRVRQRDLIESFKSFYGPEFLVQMNSAVDYDHQDNWLSKLVREPRITTYPIRHILFMRFLGVMPEKFLTGRKERYLPFGRGPWPCLNAAANHYRQPVIEQCSLTRDYDTGLPVGTFSCSCGFTYLRCGPDQKESDRYKIGRIKSFGPTWEKELIRLAVVEKKGLRESARQLNVDPKTIKNQLKKIQDQSNDQLINDLSMRDFQSELNKYRARWLEIAEHNPGKTKTELRRSTKAEYAWLYRHDRDWLNDHSPTPIRRMKYTDRRVNWVKRDEELAERVSMAAQEIKQVPGRPVRLTISSIGKRVGELALLQKHLEKLPKTKSILQEVVETAENFQVRRVEYAVEKLREQGELLRTWKIVREAGLRPGYSEKIEQQIQKEIENL; encoded by the coding sequence ATGTTACCGTTTTTCCCGACGCCTTATCCAGATGAAATCCTTTATAGCGTCTTCGCCAGGTATCACATGTGGAGCAGAAATATGAGCTTAAAGGATACGATGATGGACCTTTTCGGCTGCAAAACGGCCTGTGCGGTGATGGATCTGCCGAATCGTCTGGAGGCATTGTATAAACGTTTACCTCATGGCTCTCTGATTACGCCGGAACTTGTGATCAATCGGCACTCTTTGTTTCCATTATTTAGACCATTTTTGCCAAAAGAAAGGGCTAACAAGATAATTCAAGCGATGAAAGGTTCAAATGGGGGGCAGATCCATACGATGATTGGTATCATGGCCAGCAGCATTACTTCTCCAAGGTTTCTCCGTTATTGCCATGAGTGCATGCAGGCCGATGAGGAACAATACGGTGAACCATATTGGCACCGGATCCACCAGGTATTTGGCGTTCAGATCTGTCCTGATCATAAAATCTGGTTAACCGAAAGCGATGTCGCGGTTTCAGCCCAGCAAAACAAACATGTCTTTCAACCCTTAATCAAAAACTATAAACAAGAGCAATTAAAGTCGTTTAACCCAGAAAATGATTTCTCGCACTACCTGGCGGTTGCCGAGGCGGTTCATTGGCTACTCAATAATGAAGCCCCGATACTCGGTTTGGCAGAACTTCGAAATCGATATATCAACCACTTGCAAAAGATAGACCTGGCAACATATACAGGCAGGGTAAGACAGCGAGACCTGATTGAATCGTTTAAGAGTTTTTATGGGCCGGAATTTCTTGTACAAATGAATAGTGCAGTTGATTATGATCATCAGGACAATTGGTTAAGTAAGCTGGTCCGAGAACCCAGGATTACTACATATCCCATACGTCACATCCTTTTTATGAGGTTTCTTGGCGTAATGCCGGAGAAATTTTTGACCGGTAGGAAAGAGCGTTATCTTCCTTTCGGCCGTGGACCTTGGCCTTGCTTAAATGCGGCAGCAAACCACTACCGTCAGCCTGTCATTGAGCAATGTAGCTTAACCCGGGATTATGATACAGGATTACCTGTTGGCACCTTTTCATGTAGTTGCGGGTTTACTTATTTAAGATGCGGGCCCGATCAAAAGGAATCAGACCGATATAAAATTGGGCGTATAAAATCATTTGGCCCTACCTGGGAAAAAGAATTGATTCGTCTGGCGGTAGTAGAGAAAAAGGGACTACGAGAATCTGCACGGCAACTTAATGTAGACCCGAAAACTATAAAAAATCAATTGAAAAAAATACAAGACCAAAGTAATGACCAGTTAATAAATGATTTATCAATGAGGGATTTTCAAAGCGAATTGAATAAATATCGAGCCCGTTGGCTGGAGATTGCGGAGCATAATCCTGGCAAAACGAAGACGGAACTGCGCCGGTCGACAAAAGCAGAATATGCTTGGCTTTATCGGCATGACCGTGACTGGCTAAATGATCATTCACCTACCCCGATACGCCGGATGAAATATACTGACAGGCGCGTGAATTGGGTTAAACGCGACGAGGAATTGGCGGAACGGGTGTCCATGGCAGCGCAGGAGATTAAACAGGTGCCCGGTAGGCCGGTTCGTTTGACTATTAGTTCAATAGGTAAGCGGGTTGGGGAACTGGCGCTACTGCAAAAACACTTGGAGAAGTTGCCGAAAACCAAGAGTATTCTTCAAGAAGTGGTTGAAACGGCGGAGAATTTTCAAGTTAGACGAGTAGAATATGCGGTAGAAAAATTGCGTGAGCAGGGGGAATTGCTGCGAACGTGGAAAATCGTCCGCGAGGCGGGGCTTCGACCGGGGTATTCTGAAAAAATAGAACAGCAGATTCAGAAGGAAATAGAAAATTTATGA
- a CDS encoding Mu transposase C-terminal domain-containing protein has translation MTTTIAINTIIEWLDGGEGSNRLERVLWIDAKGKKVVVFALLNPKALPEWKDVVEIEKAFADGIAIKRISDPYTALALPDSKILQKHRERRDRAWEIIKDLVADEPGIYKSEGRGRLLHHISGQYGVQTKTVYKYLRKYWAGGKTKNALLPAYDRCGAPGKERKATEGKKRGRPPKIAKLDNKKAGINVDDDVRRIFRIAIQMYYNNKNKAPLKRAYDLMIEKHFNNGYREEGNIKIPILPVVSELPTFGQFRYWYAKELDLRQSITAREGKRGFALRHRAVLGNSTRMAIGPGSIYQIDATIADVYLVSSFDRSQIIGRPVIYVVIDVFSRMIAGLYIGLEGPSWIGAMMALANAATDKVTFCAEYGIELSGQDWPCHYLPETILADRGEMEGVNADNLVDSLNITVANTPPYRADWKGIVEQTFRLANLKAIHWLPGAIKERYRERGERDHRLDATLDLHQFTKIVILTAINHNMHHRIEWYLRDEFMIQEHVEPIPIDLWKWGIKNRSGHLREKSPEIIMLNLMPKSEATVTFKGIRFKGMYYSCERAIQEQWFERARAYGNWKVHVSYDPRNTDIIYLRIKGGKEIETCQLLKAEERYKGHRLEEVLDLLEFEHMQTSLYANKHMQSKAELNARIEAIVAEAKEQTEFTRSSEISDRQRLKNIRRNRSNEKERIRKEEVWEFEKDKVSSTNKASKHNAVKHHGITPSEHVEESTGCKKVSRQKAFLDILKGQRKGK, from the coding sequence ATGACAACAACAATAGCTATAAATACGATTATTGAGTGGTTGGATGGTGGCGAAGGGAGCAATCGACTTGAACGGGTGCTCTGGATTGATGCAAAGGGAAAGAAAGTCGTTGTCTTTGCCCTTTTAAATCCGAAGGCTCTCCCGGAATGGAAGGATGTTGTGGAAATTGAAAAAGCCTTTGCCGACGGGATAGCGATTAAGCGAATAAGTGACCCGTATACTGCCCTGGCTCTGCCTGATTCGAAGATTTTGCAGAAACACCGTGAACGGCGGGATCGTGCATGGGAAATAATTAAAGATCTTGTGGCGGATGAACCGGGTATTTATAAATCGGAAGGACGGGGGCGTCTATTACATCACATATCCGGACAATATGGTGTCCAAACGAAAACAGTTTATAAATATTTGCGTAAATACTGGGCCGGGGGTAAGACAAAAAATGCCTTATTACCTGCATATGATCGGTGCGGCGCTCCTGGTAAAGAGCGAAAAGCGACGGAAGGCAAGAAAAGGGGACGGCCTCCTAAGATCGCTAAATTGGATAATAAAAAAGCCGGCATTAATGTCGATGATGATGTTAGGAGAATATTTCGGATAGCCATTCAAATGTACTATAATAACAAAAATAAAGCCCCTTTAAAACGGGCCTATGATTTAATGATTGAAAAACACTTTAATAATGGATACCGTGAGGAAGGAAACATCAAGATTCCTATTCTGCCCGTTGTTTCGGAACTACCAACCTTTGGACAGTTTCGTTATTGGTATGCCAAAGAATTAGACTTGCGCCAATCGATTACTGCCAGGGAAGGTAAACGTGGGTTTGCTTTACGGCATCGGGCCGTTTTAGGGAATTCGACACGGATGGCAATAGGTCCGGGCTCTATCTATCAAATTGACGCTACAATAGCCGATGTATATCTGGTAAGCAGCTTTGATCGCTCACAGATTATTGGAAGACCCGTAATTTATGTGGTTATTGATGTTTTTAGCCGGATGATTGCAGGATTATATATTGGTCTGGAGGGACCCAGCTGGATTGGAGCAATGATGGCTTTGGCCAATGCAGCCACGGACAAGGTTACCTTTTGTGCAGAGTACGGTATTGAATTATCCGGCCAAGACTGGCCTTGCCATTACCTCCCGGAGACCATTCTGGCAGACCGAGGAGAAATGGAAGGGGTCAATGCTGATAATTTGGTAGATTCTCTGAACATTACTGTAGCCAATACACCCCCATACAGAGCCGACTGGAAGGGAATCGTCGAGCAGACATTTCGCCTGGCCAACCTGAAGGCAATTCATTGGCTTCCAGGGGCCATAAAGGAACGTTATCGCGAAAGGGGAGAGCGGGATCACCGTTTAGATGCAACGCTGGATTTACACCAATTTACAAAAATAGTGATACTAACAGCTATTAACCACAACATGCATCACCGTATCGAGTGGTATTTACGGGATGAATTTATGATTCAAGAACACGTTGAGCCGATTCCTATTGATCTGTGGAAGTGGGGGATTAAAAACAGGAGCGGTCACTTGAGGGAAAAGTCACCCGAAATAATCATGCTGAACCTTATGCCGAAATCAGAAGCCACGGTTACTTTTAAAGGAATTCGCTTTAAAGGAATGTATTACAGTTGCGAGCGTGCCATCCAGGAACAGTGGTTTGAAAGGGCCAGAGCTTATGGTAATTGGAAGGTACACGTATCCTATGATCCTCGAAATACCGATATAATTTACTTGCGTATAAAAGGTGGAAAAGAGATTGAAACCTGTCAATTGCTAAAAGCCGAAGAGCGATATAAGGGACACCGTCTGGAGGAAGTTTTAGATTTACTGGAGTTTGAACATATGCAAACTTCATTATATGCTAACAAGCATATGCAATCTAAGGCGGAATTAAATGCTCGCATAGAAGCCATAGTGGCAGAAGCCAAAGAGCAGACAGAATTTACGCGTTCCAGTGAAATAAGTGACCGGCAGCGGCTTAAAAATATCCGTCGGAACAGGTCTAATGAAAAAGAGCGCATTCGGAAAGAAGAGGTATGGGAGTTTGAGAAAGACAAAGTTTCAAGTACTAACAAAGCCAGTAAGCATAATGCTGTGAAACACCATGGGATAACTCCTTCTGAACATGTTGAAGAGAGTACAGGGTGTAAAAAAGTATCTCGGCAAAAGGCATTTCTTGACATATTGAAAGGCCAGCGCAAAGGGAAGTGA
- a CDS encoding ATP-binding protein, which translates to MITEQIYGRNVFIGNQISAKYHLTEEAMYRHNAFIEALPPVLMPEEAANRIRRKPVYDEAGRYWNAQRRLQSVQTITNYIEPLPIHLDLEQRFSRMIRNGYMARNPISAEWIKQMRAGFRDLDWGAGEDGYVPIIRSSAAGFSIIGTSGVGKTTALDSVLSLYPQVIVHTEYNGHSFDRTQLVWLKLDCPFDGSLKGLCLNFFQAIDIILGTRYYQKFGNSRRTVDELLPNMAHLAAALGLGVLVIDEIQRLNEAKSGGAAKMLNFFVQMVNTIGVPVVLVGTFKALHFMTREFAQARRSAGQGDLIWANLARDDVWDFFIDGLWEYQWTNVSSSLTPALRQVLYEESQGIVDIAVKLYMLAQWHVIGQEDERIYPGLIRDVARESLKLAKPILDALKARDIQKLSQISDIYPPIRNLDEYLHRATDRITIEGTLNTLRNQQKAEKNIMDDDAESLIIQVARWLVEAGIEPKTARECTVKALNRHGSGINLKLVMQEAFTLAVKYLASQEDESSEKEESKQEPNRRKRKDKVVSLSGDLREIVEKSKKKGIPAYQALKDAGMIKPASEFLAR; encoded by the coding sequence ATGATTACGGAACAGATTTATGGGCGAAATGTTTTTATTGGTAATCAAATATCTGCGAAATATCATTTGACTGAAGAGGCGATGTACAGGCATAATGCGTTTATTGAAGCCTTACCACCTGTTTTAATGCCGGAAGAAGCGGCAAATCGCATTCGCCGGAAGCCTGTCTATGACGAAGCGGGTCGCTATTGGAATGCCCAGAGGCGCTTACAGTCTGTACAAACGATAACCAATTATATCGAACCATTACCCATTCATTTGGACTTGGAACAACGGTTTTCCAGGATGATCCGGAACGGTTACATGGCCCGCAATCCAATTTCTGCTGAGTGGATAAAGCAAATGAGAGCGGGGTTTCGCGATCTTGATTGGGGCGCGGGCGAAGATGGCTATGTGCCGATTATCCGTTCTTCTGCGGCTGGGTTTTCTATTATCGGTACCAGTGGTGTCGGTAAAACCACTGCCCTGGATAGTGTTTTGTCCCTTTATCCCCAGGTGATCGTGCATACCGAGTATAACGGACATAGCTTTGACCGGACGCAACTGGTATGGCTGAAGCTGGACTGTCCTTTTGACGGTTCCCTGAAAGGCTTGTGCTTAAACTTTTTTCAGGCCATTGATATAATCCTTGGTACACGATACTATCAAAAATTCGGAAACAGCCGTCGTACTGTTGACGAGCTTTTGCCGAATATGGCCCATTTGGCTGCGGCTTTGGGGTTGGGTGTTCTGGTAATTGACGAAATCCAACGCCTTAATGAAGCAAAAAGCGGTGGGGCAGCAAAGATGCTGAATTTTTTTGTGCAGATGGTGAATACCATTGGTGTTCCTGTTGTACTGGTAGGTACATTTAAGGCGCTACACTTTATGACCAGGGAGTTTGCCCAAGCCCGGCGAAGTGCCGGTCAGGGAGATTTGATATGGGCCAACCTTGCCCGGGATGATGTTTGGGACTTTTTTATCGATGGTTTATGGGAGTACCAGTGGACAAACGTTTCTTCCTCTTTAACTCCGGCGTTAAGACAAGTGTTATATGAAGAATCTCAAGGGATCGTGGATATTGCTGTCAAGTTGTACATGCTAGCCCAATGGCATGTAATCGGACAGGAAGATGAACGAATTTATCCCGGCCTGATCCGGGATGTTGCCAGGGAAAGTCTTAAATTGGCCAAACCGATTCTTGATGCCCTTAAAGCGAGAGATATTCAGAAACTTAGCCAGATCAGCGATATTTATCCGCCGATTCGCAATCTGGACGAATATCTCCACCGCGCTACAGACCGCATTACAATCGAGGGAACATTGAATACTTTGCGTAATCAGCAAAAGGCGGAGAAAAATATTATGGATGATGACGCGGAATCGCTTATTATTCAAGTGGCACGGTGGCTGGTCGAGGCGGGAATCGAACCAAAGACAGCCAGGGAATGTACCGTTAAAGCGTTGAACCGGCACGGTTCAGGAATTAATCTGAAATTGGTGATGCAAGAGGCGTTTACACTTGCCGTAAAATATTTAGCGAGCCAGGAAGATGAAAGCTCGGAAAAAGAAGAATCTAAGCAAGAACCGAACCGCCGTAAGCGGAAAGATAAGGTAGTCTCTTTATCAGGCGACCTGCGAGAAATTGTGGAGAAAAGTAAAAAGAAAGGCATCCCTGCTTATCAAGCACTAAAGGATGCTGGCATGATCAAGCCAGCAAGTGAGTTCCTGGCCAGGTAG
- a CDS encoding KAP family P-loop NTPase fold protein, which yields MAEEKKLMPCLLDREISSVEFDAFGHRHFAKALEGLIENSKNEPPYSIGLLGKWGTGKSSIKSLYLSSLKDDSKRVEKIHTITFNAWRCGGEDIKRALLRNVFLNIGGDELQLKDALFHQIEKTLTEKRKWKDILRDVFEKWIWSLPQLIIITFTYLIILISLYLILSKLQISNDWVKGFISVILFACGVPIIKFTFDLKHFLIPRSSNITRIEPPSTTNEEYEDLLIKQLIKYKAGGTILKEGKKCERLVVFIDDLDRLSAEEMVSGLDAVRAFMEIPKNQMPDGLGIVFVISCDEERVANALANRRQHVNISGLLNTGFSRSDARRFLDRIFQYRLEIPQFPKRDMRDYAMKRISELPEIVQDFKDRGVPLENIIDRMIHPGVQSPRNALQIVNAFVQSWWLARQRERDGAGTERPGGLQEGAVTNHPFSLAALCALRVDFPDFYSDLQQEPNLINRFTDVFIRSLPIEEQPESAKHLLYKYFDHQSNELKTDYRPLRQYIASLQGLRWPSTLLPLLLLSQDPVTRKYGDGAQRINDAFVSGDYQGVLVELGRDKDSRPLTSEDMRLLRELEEELHHETDVRQNHAAAVIAVLSNRFPKEQAHMLLSPLARRLTISPELRWRLGIEKIQDILPFITAEEQKDIAGRLIEDLLRTEGDITFRLESGQPPSYDEAVEMARQACLLVLWVRKRNGLDEQSDSAFLSWLEIRRVAIRSKEYIFPFSELETWMDENQEHLLSALGGRYTKLLAAQMESEQTQELKTDVVMGRSRSVFQSLWDAGEESRIELWDLLTRYVAVKMKEAVALAWELMRRYQKEPDSNALTSFIMSFANRLNKDMEDDKNWGLDWEDGALALLNIVEGRINDIGNEAQQALVALAISWSNVVETSAFSTCLVSTLQNINKTLTGEIIANWSGRILLDLPEPCINWLGNNFISGLNDEQRNQVTSYLQEMSQPNSVTEERGQHYQRFMSQLPEEAIKYGTIQSHLQNMFSQTARLLNNTDYLHIVFPVFPRLIKYGPLPQAGSMLHGLFINARNNPALFGWLHEQMAKYWPMQQAELSPYNPQQLFNDAQTFAAQYPNNEASYGIIYSMREMVQRGIVGEENIAHVIETACILWPYHQFHSLNTFLAFRQAPSPSRISELMDQINIQEKEEIDQLKKAWSHIVGILNDEQRVATTKFILGKTPKGTEQEPDLCLQIWLDLQKMHKADLLKKSVTDIELNDEQRKRIWLLISRTSQELGNDFFISVLPEVFKLQEIPETARTIFETKEDINKLFTSKEEQYDLGVTLLRCFITVTSQVIKNKFAAWMKDLKVGAVFRNLRKYEELTEDDLAILISFFPESKLLDKIQRKVG from the coding sequence ATGGCTGAAGAAAAAAAACTAATGCCTTGTTTGCTTGATCGGGAAATTAGCTCCGTAGAATTTGATGCTTTTGGTCACAGACATTTTGCAAAGGCACTAGAAGGTCTTATTGAAAACTCCAAGAATGAACCACCTTATAGCATTGGCTTGTTGGGAAAATGGGGTACCGGTAAGAGTTCAATTAAATCACTTTATTTATCCTCTTTAAAGGATGATTCAAAAAGAGTTGAGAAGATTCACACAATTACTTTTAATGCTTGGCGATGCGGTGGAGAAGATATCAAGCGTGCTTTATTAAGGAACGTTTTTCTTAATATCGGTGGAGATGAATTACAACTAAAGGATGCCCTATTTCATCAGATTGAAAAAACCTTAACTGAAAAAAGAAAATGGAAAGATATTCTCCGTGATGTTTTTGAAAAATGGATTTGGAGTTTGCCACAATTAATAATAATAACGTTTACATATTTAATTATCTTAATATCATTATATTTAATCCTAAGTAAACTTCAAATATCAAATGACTGGGTAAAAGGCTTTATATCAGTTATTTTATTTGCATGTGGGGTTCCTATAATTAAATTTACCTTTGATCTAAAGCATTTTTTAATTCCCCGATCTTCTAATATAACTAGAATAGAACCACCTAGCACAACTAATGAAGAATATGAAGATCTTTTAATTAAGCAGCTAATTAAATACAAAGCCGGCGGGACAATCCTAAAAGAAGGCAAGAAATGTGAGCGACTTGTAGTTTTTATAGATGACCTTGATCGACTCTCTGCGGAAGAAATGGTTAGTGGTTTAGATGCGGTTAGGGCTTTTATGGAAATCCCAAAAAATCAGATGCCGGATGGATTGGGAATTGTTTTTGTTATTTCCTGCGACGAAGAGAGGGTGGCAAACGCTTTAGCCAATCGCCGACAGCATGTCAATATATCAGGCCTTTTGAATACCGGATTTAGCCGCAGTGATGCACGTCGTTTCCTTGATCGTATTTTTCAGTATCGTCTTGAGATTCCTCAATTCCCCAAGCGAGATATGCGCGATTATGCGATGAAAAGAATTAGTGAATTACCTGAGATAGTTCAAGATTTTAAAGATAGGGGTGTGCCTCTCGAAAATATTATTGACAGAATGATTCACCCGGGTGTACAAAGTCCGCGAAATGCCTTGCAAATTGTAAATGCTTTTGTACAGTCCTGGTGGTTGGCACGACAACGTGAGCGCGATGGTGCAGGAACAGAACGCCCTGGTGGTCTACAGGAAGGTGCAGTAACCAATCATCCGTTTTCACTTGCAGCGCTTTGTGCTCTGCGTGTAGATTTCCCCGATTTTTACAGCGATCTCCAGCAAGAGCCTAATCTTATCAATAGATTTACGGATGTTTTTATACGCAGCTTACCTATTGAAGAACAGCCGGAATCAGCCAAACATCTTTTGTATAAATATTTTGATCACCAGAGTAATGAACTTAAAACTGATTATCGCCCTCTACGTCAGTATATTGCCAGCCTTCAAGGTCTTCGGTGGCCATCCACCCTACTACCACTTTTACTTCTTTCACAAGACCCCGTGACAAGAAAATATGGTGATGGAGCTCAGCGTATTAATGATGCCTTCGTCTCAGGTGACTACCAGGGGGTTCTCGTAGAATTAGGCCGAGATAAAGACTCCAGACCTCTAACAAGTGAAGACATGCGGTTGCTCCGTGAATTAGAGGAAGAACTACATCATGAAACAGATGTCAGGCAAAATCATGCCGCGGCAGTCATAGCGGTCTTGTCTAATCGTTTCCCCAAAGAACAAGCACATATGCTTTTAAGTCCGCTTGCGCGCCGGCTAACGATTTCACCTGAATTGAGATGGCGGCTCGGTATTGAAAAAATACAAGACATATTACCATTTATCACAGCTGAGGAACAAAAAGATATAGCTGGAAGGTTGATTGAAGATTTACTAAGAACTGAAGGGGATATTACTTTTCGCTTGGAAAGTGGACAGCCTCCTTCTTACGACGAAGCTGTCGAAATGGCACGCCAGGCCTGTCTTTTAGTTTTATGGGTGAGAAAGCGAAACGGCCTGGACGAACAATCTGACAGTGCATTTTTAAGTTGGCTCGAAATAAGACGTGTTGCAATTAGAAGTAAAGAATATATATTTCCTTTCAGCGAATTAGAAACATGGATGGATGAAAACCAAGAACATTTATTAAGTGCCCTCGGGGGCCGCTATACAAAATTACTCGCTGCCCAGATGGAAAGTGAACAGACTCAAGAACTTAAAACAGATGTTGTAATGGGAAGAAGTCGTAGCGTTTTTCAAAGCTTATGGGATGCAGGTGAGGAGAGCCGGATAGAGCTATGGGATTTGTTGACCAGGTATGTGGCGGTTAAGATGAAGGAAGCGGTTGCTCTTGCCTGGGAATTAATGAGACGATATCAAAAAGAGCCTGATTCTAATGCTCTCACCTCATTTATCATGAGTTTTGCTAATCGTCTTAATAAAGATATGGAGGATGATAAAAACTGGGGTCTTGATTGGGAAGACGGAGCATTGGCTCTGCTGAATATTGTTGAGGGGCGAATAAATGATATCGGTAATGAGGCCCAACAAGCTCTCGTAGCTCTTGCAATTAGCTGGAGCAATGTGGTTGAAACTTCAGCTTTCTCAACCTGTTTAGTAAGTACATTACAAAACATTAATAAAACGCTTACAGGAGAAATCATAGCTAACTGGTCCGGACGTATATTGTTGGATCTTCCTGAACCCTGCATTAATTGGCTCGGCAACAATTTTATTAGTGGTCTTAATGATGAACAGCGCAATCAGGTAACTTCATATCTACAGGAAATGTCTCAGCCAAATAGTGTAACAGAGGAAAGAGGACAACATTATCAACGTTTCATGAGCCAATTGCCGGAGGAAGCTATAAAGTATGGAACTATTCAATCTCACTTACAGAATATGTTTTCACAGACAGCACGTTTATTGAATAATACTGATTATCTACATATAGTTTTTCCTGTATTTCCACGGCTTATCAAATATGGCCCGCTACCTCAAGCAGGATCCATGTTACATGGATTATTTATAAATGCAAGAAATAATCCAGCATTATTTGGTTGGCTTCACGAACAAATGGCTAAATATTGGCCCATGCAACAGGCTGAATTGAGTCCATATAACCCACAGCAGCTTTTCAATGATGCTCAAACGTTTGCTGCTCAGTACCCAAACAATGAAGCTTCTTATGGAATTATATATTCAATGCGGGAAATGGTACAGAGAGGTATTGTTGGTGAGGAAAATATTGCACATGTAATTGAGACGGCCTGTATACTGTGGCCATATCACCAGTTTCATTCTCTCAATACCTTTCTGGCGTTCAGGCAAGCCCCCAGCCCGTCGCGAATATCGGAACTTATGGATCAGATCAATATACAAGAGAAAGAAGAAATCGACCAACTTAAAAAAGCTTGGTCCCATATAGTAGGTATATTGAACGATGAGCAAAGGGTTGCCACAACAAAATTTATTTTGGGTAAAACGCCTAAGGGGACGGAGCAGGAGCCTGATCTATGTCTGCAAATATGGCTTGATTTGCAAAAAATGCACAAAGCCGATTTACTTAAAAAATCTGTAACCGATATTGAGTTAAATGACGAACAACGAAAACGTATCTGGTTACTTATTAGTCGGACTTCTCAAGAACTGGGAAATGATTTCTTTATTTCAGTTTTGCCAGAAGTTTTTAAGCTTCAAGAAATTCCTGAGACCGCAAGGACAATTTTTGAAACCAAAGAGGATATAAATAAATTGTTTACTTCAAAAGAAGAACAGTACGATCTTGGGGTGACATTACTTAGATGTTTTATTACCGTTACATCGCAAGTAATTAAAAATAAATTTGCAGCCTGGATGAAAGATTTAAAGGTTGGCGCCGTATTTCGCAACTTAAGGAAATATGAGGAGCTTACCGAAGACGATCTTGCAATACTAATAAGTTTTTTCCCGGAATCAAAATTGTTAGATAAAATTCAAAGAAAAGTAGGGTAA
- a CDS encoding TnsA endonuclease N-terminal domain-containing protein produces the protein MAKRNRATTAAKIEKMIKEGRGQGYGCDYLPWRTIRDVPSQGLSTRVAGWKTGRVHHFLSQGELDYFYVLDWSDVVMDIREQYPLPLEATQEIAERLGIKHPTDPKTKEAFVMTSDFLIDVQVNHRVELKVRALRSANELSSKRKIEKLEIEQTYWKERGVDWGIVTENEIPEALVKNVKWVHSAKDLSNSPAITPKILAQIEPVLFNHVMKPKMPLAHGALEVDAILGLESGSSLWVVRHFIANRVWMVEMNKPIDTGKPMVVIRSKQPVNQVGEHV, from the coding sequence ATGGCAAAGCGTAATAGGGCTACTACAGCCGCTAAAATTGAAAAGATGATCAAGGAAGGACGCGGTCAAGGTTATGGCTGCGACTACCTTCCCTGGCGCACCATTCGTGATGTACCTTCTCAAGGATTATCCACTCGTGTTGCAGGTTGGAAAACCGGGAGAGTACATCATTTTTTATCTCAAGGAGAACTCGATTATTTTTATGTCCTGGACTGGTCGGATGTGGTAATGGATATTCGTGAACAATACCCGCTTCCCCTCGAAGCTACACAGGAGATCGCAGAAAGATTGGGAATTAAGCATCCTACAGATCCCAAGACTAAGGAAGCTTTTGTTATGACCTCGGACTTCCTGATTGACGTACAGGTGAACCATCGTGTGGAACTAAAGGTACGGGCATTAAGGTCAGCTAATGAGCTTAGTTCCAAGCGAAAGATTGAAAAGCTGGAAATAGAGCAGACATATTGGAAGGAGCGAGGAGTCGATTGGGGTATTGTCACGGAAAACGAAATCCCGGAAGCCCTAGTAAAGAATGTGAAGTGGGTTCATTCTGCAAAGGATTTGTCGAATTCTCCAGCGATCACTCCGAAAATTCTTGCCCAAATTGAGCCGGTACTTTTTAATCATGTCATGAAGCCCAAGATGCCTCTTGCACATGGGGCTCTTGAAGTGGATGCTATATTAGGATTGGAATCTGGAAGTAGTCTGTGGGTTGTTCGGCATTTCATTGCCAATCGGGTGTGGATGGTGGAAATGAATAAGCCTATTGATACCGGTAAGCCGATGGTTGTTATCCGCTCAAAACAACCTGTTAACCAAGTAGGTGAACATGTATGA